The following proteins are encoded in a genomic region of Variovorax paradoxus:
- a CDS encoding leucine-rich repeat-containing protein kinase family protein, whose protein sequence is MDTLAELRAGRLAGAKQIDLSCGLTEFPREIFDLADSLEVLNLSGNALDSLPDDLGRLHRLRVLFCSDNRFTQLPESIGQCQGLEMVGFKANRIRGVPGAALQLPSLRWLILTDNQIETLPDTIGQCTQMQKLMLAGNQLRVLPESLAACSQLELLRLSANRFEALPAWLLALPRLSWLAAAGNPFDAQAEDAAIAAQSVPHVDWRDLTLGPRLGEGASGVIHQAVLGAAQQPVAVKLFKGAVTSDGWPHSEMAASIAAGAHPTLIAAQSRIDGHPEGTEGLVMALVDPSFRTLAGPPSLASCTRDVYAADAQWTSDVALRIARDIASAMQHLHARGILHGDLYAHNILWSAQGGGLLGDFGAAWMTGALDPAQAEALQRLEMRAFGCLLEELLDHCSDAPPQAMAVLKDRCMQTDVAARPSFAEAVALLKNERSP, encoded by the coding sequence ATGGACACGCTGGCTGAGCTGCGCGCCGGCCGGCTGGCGGGTGCCAAACAAATCGATCTCTCGTGCGGACTCACCGAGTTCCCGCGCGAGATTTTCGACCTGGCCGACTCGCTCGAGGTTCTGAACCTGTCGGGCAATGCGCTCGATTCGCTGCCCGATGACCTAGGCCGGCTGCATCGCCTGCGTGTGCTGTTCTGCTCCGACAACCGTTTTACGCAACTGCCCGAATCGATCGGCCAGTGCCAAGGCCTGGAGATGGTCGGCTTCAAGGCCAACCGCATCCGCGGCGTGCCGGGGGCCGCGCTGCAATTACCCTCCCTGCGCTGGCTGATCCTGACGGACAACCAGATCGAGACATTGCCCGACACCATCGGCCAGTGCACGCAAATGCAGAAGCTCATGCTGGCCGGCAACCAGCTGCGTGTGCTGCCCGAATCGCTGGCGGCCTGCAGCCAGCTCGAGCTGCTGCGCCTCTCCGCCAACCGCTTCGAGGCGCTGCCCGCATGGCTGCTCGCGCTGCCGCGCCTCTCATGGCTCGCCGCCGCAGGCAATCCTTTCGATGCGCAGGCCGAAGACGCGGCCATCGCTGCGCAATCGGTGCCGCATGTCGACTGGCGCGACCTGACGCTGGGCCCGAGGCTCGGCGAAGGTGCGTCGGGCGTGATCCACCAGGCGGTGCTGGGCGCGGCGCAGCAGCCCGTGGCGGTCAAGCTGTTCAAAGGCGCCGTGACGAGCGACGGCTGGCCGCACAGCGAAATGGCCGCCAGCATCGCGGCCGGTGCACACCCGACGCTGATCGCCGCGCAGAGCCGGATCGACGGCCATCCTGAAGGCACCGAGGGCCTGGTCATGGCTCTGGTGGACCCGTCGTTTCGCACGCTCGCGGGCCCCCCGAGCCTCGCATCGTGCACGCGCGACGTCTATGCGGCCGATGCGCAATGGACTTCCGACGTGGCCTTGCGCATCGCCCGCGACATCGCTTCGGCCATGCAGCACCTGCATGCGCGCGGAATTCTCCACGGCGACCTCTATGCGCACAACATCCTGTGGAGCGCACAGGGCGGCGGGCTGCTCGGCGACTTCGGCGCGGCCTGGATGACCGGCGCGCTCGACCCGGCGCAAGCCGAGGCCTTGCAACGGCTGGAGATGCGCGCCTTCGGCTGCCTGCTGGAGGAACTGCTCGACCATTGCAGCGACGCGCCGCCGCAGGCCATGGCCGTGCTCAAAGACCGCTGCATGCAGACCGACGTGGCCGCGCGGCCCTCCTTTGCCGAGGCAGTGGCGCTGCTGAAGAACGAGCGTTCGCCATGA
- a CDS encoding MBL fold metallo-hydrolase, whose translation MNLLERELHYPLGDTLPAPGEALEVAPGVRWIRMRLPFALDHINLWLLRDSLDGVEGWTIVDCCIAHDEARAQWEQVFETQLQGLPILRVIVTHMHPDHIGLADWLCKRWNAPLWISSTDYHVARVLSTNGDTLAGGDAAASFFASHGLADPEAVAKIRARSNYYANMVPSVPDRFTRMLDGETVTINGHAWRCISGYGHAPEHIALYCDELKLLLGGDMMLPRISTNVSVHAGEPEANSLRLFLDSIDKFKALPADTLGLPSHGKPFTGIHRRVDQLQEHHRDRLAELLEACTARPLTAAEGLPILFKRELDLHQMTFAMGETVAHLHLLWFAGQVRRELGKDGVYRFGARSAAA comes from the coding sequence ATGAACCTCCTCGAACGCGAACTCCACTACCCCCTGGGCGACACCCTGCCCGCCCCCGGCGAAGCGCTGGAAGTCGCGCCGGGCGTGCGATGGATCCGCATGCGGCTGCCGTTCGCGCTCGACCACATCAATCTCTGGCTGCTGCGCGACAGCCTCGACGGCGTCGAGGGCTGGACCATCGTCGACTGCTGCATTGCGCACGACGAAGCACGCGCGCAGTGGGAGCAGGTGTTCGAAACGCAGCTGCAGGGCCTGCCGATCCTGCGCGTGATCGTCACGCACATGCATCCCGACCACATCGGCCTGGCCGATTGGCTGTGCAAGCGCTGGAACGCGCCGCTGTGGATCAGTTCGACCGACTACCACGTGGCCCGCGTGCTGAGCACCAACGGCGACACGCTGGCGGGCGGCGACGCGGCGGCCAGCTTCTTCGCCTCGCACGGCCTGGCCGACCCGGAGGCGGTGGCCAAGATTCGCGCGCGCTCCAACTACTACGCGAACATGGTGCCGTCCGTGCCCGACCGCTTCACGCGCATGCTGGACGGCGAGACCGTGACCATCAACGGCCACGCCTGGCGCTGCATCAGCGGCTACGGCCACGCGCCCGAGCACATCGCGCTGTACTGCGACGAACTGAAGCTGCTGCTGGGCGGCGACATGATGCTGCCGCGCATCTCGACCAACGTGAGCGTGCACGCGGGCGAGCCCGAAGCCAACTCGCTGCGGCTCTTCCTCGACAGCATCGACAAGTTCAAGGCGCTGCCGGCCGACACGCTGGGCCTGCCTTCGCATGGCAAGCCCTTCACCGGCATTCACCGCCGCGTCGACCAGCTGCAGGAGCACCACCGCGACCGGCTGGCGGAACTGCTCGAAGCGTGTACGGCGCGCCCGCTGACCGCGGCCGAGGGCCTGCCCATCCTGTTCAAGCGCGAACTCGACCTGCACCAGATGACCTTCGCCATGGGCGAGACGGTGGCGCACCTGCACCTGCTGTGGTTCGCGGGCCAGGTCAGGCGCGAATTGGGCAAGGACGGCGTCTACCGCTTCGGCGCCCGGAGCGCGGCGGCCTAG
- a CDS encoding MerR family transcriptional regulator — protein MSAQTFTISQLAKEFDLTTRAIRFYEDMGLLTPERDGMQRVYSARDRARLTLTLRAKRLGLSLTEAKDILDMYDSPRDTVAQLQKFLGVLGAHRAQLEEQLAELQANLAEVREHEKKGRAALAKAQRSAKAA, from the coding sequence ATGTCCGCGCAAACCTTCACCATCAGCCAGCTCGCGAAGGAATTCGACCTGACGACGCGCGCCATCCGCTTCTATGAAGACATGGGGCTGCTGACGCCGGAGCGCGACGGCATGCAGCGCGTCTACAGCGCGCGCGACCGGGCGCGGCTCACGCTCACGCTGCGCGCCAAACGCCTGGGCCTGAGCCTGACCGAGGCCAAGGACATCCTCGACATGTACGACAGCCCGCGCGACACGGTGGCGCAACTGCAGAAGTTTCTCGGCGTGCTGGGCGCGCACCGCGCCCAACTCGAGGAGCAGCTGGCCGAACTGCAGGCCAACCTGGCGGAAGTGCGCGAACACGAGAAAAAGGGCCGCGCGGCACTGGCCAAGGCCCAGCGGTCGGCCAAGGCGGCCTGA
- the can gene encoding carbonate dehydratase: MSDNLDDLFAHNRAWSAQMERDRPGFFTSLVKQQTPRYMWIGCSDSRVPANQITGLEPGEVFVHRNVANIVVHSDLNALSAIQFAVEHLKVEHIMVVGHYGCAGVKAALSGKRIGLADNWIRHIQDVRDRHSVMLDSLPEDVRVDALCELNVAEQVVNVAVSTVMVDAWGRGQKVKIHGWTFGVHDGLLQDLGLDVDGAKPLDAVYKAAVQRIRYKWSKPLSISPSAQAGADGIAAEAVPAIPTVDAVQPAASTETKTG, translated from the coding sequence ATGTCCGACAATCTTGATGACCTCTTTGCCCACAACCGTGCCTGGTCCGCACAAATGGAACGCGACCGGCCCGGCTTCTTCACCAGCCTGGTGAAGCAGCAGACGCCGCGCTACATGTGGATCGGCTGTTCCGACAGCCGCGTGCCCGCCAACCAGATCACCGGCCTCGAACCCGGCGAGGTGTTCGTGCACCGCAACGTCGCCAACATCGTGGTGCATTCCGACCTGAACGCGCTCTCGGCGATCCAATTCGCGGTCGAGCACCTGAAGGTCGAGCACATCATGGTGGTCGGCCACTACGGCTGCGCGGGCGTCAAGGCGGCGCTCAGCGGCAAGCGCATCGGCCTCGCCGACAACTGGATCCGCCATATCCAGGATGTGCGCGACCGGCATAGCGTGATGCTCGACAGCCTGCCCGAAGACGTGCGCGTCGACGCGCTGTGCGAACTCAACGTGGCCGAGCAGGTGGTCAATGTGGCTGTCAGCACGGTGATGGTCGATGCCTGGGGACGCGGCCAGAAGGTCAAGATCCACGGCTGGACCTTCGGTGTGCACGACGGCCTGCTGCAGGACCTGGGCCTCGACGTCGACGGCGCCAAGCCGCTCGACGCGGTGTACAAGGCCGCGGTGCAACGCATCCGCTACAAGTGGAGCAAGCCGCTGAGCATCTCGCCGTCCGCCCAGGCGGGCGCCGACGGAATCGCCGCCGAAGCCGTTCCGGCCATTCCGACCGTAGACGCTGTACAGCCCGCTGCAAGCACCGAAACGAAAACCGGCTGA
- the aceK gene encoding bifunctional isocitrate dehydrogenase kinase/phosphatase, whose amino-acid sequence MFPQRLDSPLAYDIAKAMIDGFNRHYSLFRAESARAKHRFETADWHGQQRAQRERIEFYDLRVNEAVARLEKEFKAGDQPMEVWHQVKLHFIGLLVDHHQPELAESFFNSVTTKILHRAYFQNDFIFVRPAISTEYIEPRGAPTYKPYYPSHDTLADTVEQMLDDYALQGAFAHKRRDAERVAHAIMGRFHQVKLRANFQIQVLSGLFYRNKGAYVVGKIMNGFVELPFSLPILHDRHGKFYVDAVLFGEDDLQMLFSFARAYFMVDMEVPSACVQFLRSLMPRKPRAEIYNALGLAKQGKTLFYRDFLSHLNYSSDRFRIAPGIKGMVMLVFDLPSFPFVFKVIKDFYPPQKDTTREQIKGKYLLVKQHDRVGRMADTLEYSDVGFPLDRFEPELIEEIQKFAPSQLEMGDRDGNGEMELVLKHVYIERRMIPLNIFLQEAFDTLANPESPAHAKRAQEQLEHAVVEYGNAIKDMVAANIFPGDMLWKNFGVTRGGKVVFYDYDEIEYITDCQFRKVPAARNEEEEMSGEVWYSVGPKDVFPETFAPFLLGNDAVRQAFMAHHADLLDAAFWQHHKERIQAGQMLDVFPYEESQRFPHDGHATHF is encoded by the coding sequence ATGTTCCCGCAGCGCCTCGATTCGCCGCTGGCTTACGACATCGCCAAGGCGATGATCGATGGATTCAATCGGCATTACAGCCTTTTCCGTGCCGAATCGGCCCGTGCCAAGCATCGCTTCGAAACGGCGGACTGGCACGGCCAGCAGCGCGCGCAGCGGGAGCGCATCGAGTTCTATGACCTGCGTGTGAACGAGGCCGTGGCCCGGCTCGAAAAAGAGTTCAAGGCCGGCGACCAGCCGATGGAGGTGTGGCACCAGGTCAAGCTGCACTTCATCGGCCTCCTGGTGGACCACCACCAGCCCGAGCTGGCCGAGAGTTTCTTCAACTCGGTCACGACGAAGATCCTGCACCGGGCCTACTTCCAGAACGACTTCATCTTCGTCCGGCCGGCGATCAGCACCGAGTACATCGAGCCACGCGGCGCGCCCACGTACAAGCCCTACTACCCCTCGCACGACACGCTGGCCGACACGGTCGAGCAGATGCTCGACGACTATGCGCTGCAGGGTGCTTTCGCTCACAAGCGGCGCGATGCCGAACGCGTGGCGCACGCGATCATGGGGCGCTTTCACCAGGTGAAGCTGCGCGCCAACTTCCAGATCCAGGTGCTCTCGGGGCTGTTCTACCGGAACAAGGGCGCCTACGTGGTCGGCAAGATCATGAACGGCTTCGTCGAGCTGCCGTTCTCGCTGCCGATACTGCACGACAGGCATGGCAAGTTCTACGTGGATGCGGTGCTTTTCGGCGAAGACGACCTGCAGATGCTCTTCAGCTTTGCGCGCGCCTACTTCATGGTCGACATGGAAGTGCCCTCGGCCTGCGTGCAGTTCCTGCGCTCGCTCATGCCGCGCAAGCCGCGCGCCGAAATCTACAACGCGCTGGGCCTCGCAAAGCAGGGCAAGACGCTGTTCTACCGGGACTTTCTTTCGCATCTGAATTATTCGAGCGACCGCTTCCGCATTGCGCCGGGCATCAAGGGCATGGTCATGCTGGTGTTCGACCTGCCTTCGTTCCCGTTCGTCTTCAAGGTCATCAAGGATTTCTATCCGCCGCAGAAGGACACCACGCGCGAGCAGATCAAGGGCAAGTACCTGCTCGTGAAGCAGCACGACCGCGTGGGCCGCATGGCCGACACGCTGGAGTACAGCGACGTGGGTTTTCCGCTCGACCGCTTCGAACCCGAACTGATCGAGGAAATCCAGAAGTTCGCACCCAGCCAGCTCGAAATGGGCGACCGCGACGGCAACGGGGAGATGGAGCTGGTGCTCAAGCACGTCTACATCGAGCGCCGCATGATCCCGCTCAACATCTTCCTGCAGGAAGCCTTCGACACGCTGGCCAACCCCGAAAGCCCGGCGCATGCCAAGCGCGCGCAGGAGCAGCTGGAGCACGCGGTGGTCGAATACGGCAACGCCATCAAGGACATGGTGGCGGCCAACATCTTTCCCGGCGACATGCTGTGGAAGAACTTCGGCGTCACGCGCGGAGGCAAGGTCGTGTTCTACGACTACGACGAGATCGAATACATCACCGACTGCCAGTTCCGCAAGGTGCCCGCGGCGCGCAACGAGGAAGAAGAGATGAGCGGCGAAGTCTGGTATTCGGTCGGCCCGAAAGACGTGTTTCCCGAAACCTTCGCCCCCTTTTTGCTGGGCAACGACGCGGTGCGCCAAGCCTTCATGGCGCACCACGCCGACCTGCTCGACGCCGCCTTCTGGCAGCACCACAAGGAACGCATCCAGGCGGGGCAGATGCTCGATGTGTTTCCGTACGAAGAATCGCAGCGCTTTCCGCACGACGGACACGCAACCCATTTCTGA
- a CDS encoding acetyl-CoA C-acyltransferase encodes MSESIVIVGAARTPMGSFQGDFSSLSAHDLGGAAIKAAVERAGIAPDSVGEVLFGNCLMAGQGQAPARQAAYKGGLPDSAGAVTLSKMCGSAMKAAMLAHDLLLAGTHEVMVAGGMESMTNAPYLMLKGRGGYRMGHDKIYDHMMLDGLEDAYQPGRSMGTFGEDCAAKYKFTREQQDAFAIASVQRAKAATESGAFKDEITPVTVKGRGGDTVISIDEGPGKVKLDKIATLKPAFKKENGTITAASSSSINDGAAALVMMTESHARKIGARPIARIVGHATHAQQPEWFSTAPVGAVAKLFKKTGWTVKDVDLWEVNEAFAVVPMALMHELDVSHDIVNVNGGACALGHPIGASGARIMVTLIHALKARGKKRGVATLCIGGGEGTAVALELL; translated from the coding sequence ATGTCCGAATCCATCGTCATCGTCGGCGCCGCCCGCACCCCCATGGGGAGCTTCCAGGGCGACTTTTCTTCCCTCTCCGCGCATGACCTCGGCGGCGCGGCCATCAAGGCCGCCGTCGAGCGCGCCGGCATTGCGCCCGACAGCGTCGGCGAAGTGCTGTTCGGCAACTGCCTGATGGCCGGGCAGGGCCAGGCGCCCGCGCGCCAGGCGGCCTACAAGGGCGGCCTGCCCGACAGCGCGGGCGCGGTCACGCTCAGCAAGATGTGCGGCTCGGCCATGAAGGCCGCGATGCTCGCGCACGATCTGCTGCTGGCGGGCACGCACGAGGTGATGGTGGCGGGCGGCATGGAAAGCATGACCAACGCGCCCTACCTCATGCTCAAGGGCCGCGGCGGCTACCGCATGGGCCACGACAAGATCTATGACCACATGATGCTCGACGGCCTCGAAGACGCCTACCAGCCGGGCCGATCGATGGGCACCTTCGGTGAAGACTGCGCCGCCAAGTACAAGTTCACGCGCGAGCAGCAGGATGCGTTCGCCATTGCCAGCGTGCAGCGCGCCAAGGCAGCCACCGAGTCGGGCGCGTTCAAGGACGAGATCACGCCCGTCACCGTGAAGGGCCGCGGCGGCGACACCGTCATCTCCATCGACGAAGGCCCGGGCAAGGTCAAGCTCGACAAGATCGCCACGCTCAAGCCCGCGTTCAAGAAGGAGAACGGCACCATCACCGCCGCCTCGAGCTCGTCGATCAACGACGGCGCCGCGGCGCTGGTGATGATGACCGAATCGCACGCGAGGAAGATCGGCGCCAGGCCCATCGCGCGCATCGTCGGCCATGCCACGCATGCGCAGCAGCCCGAATGGTTCTCGACCGCGCCGGTCGGCGCCGTCGCCAAGCTGTTCAAGAAGACCGGCTGGACCGTGAAGGATGTCGATCTGTGGGAAGTGAACGAAGCGTTTGCCGTGGTGCCGATGGCGCTGATGCATGAGCTCGACGTGTCGCACGACATCGTCAACGTGAACGGCGGCGCCTGCGCGCTGGGCCACCCGATCGGTGCCAGCGGCGCGCGCATCATGGTCACGCTCATTCATGCGCTGAAGGCACGCGGCAAGAAGCGCGGCGTGGCCACACTGTGCATCGGCGGCGGCGAAGGCACTGCCGTGGCACTCGAATTGCTCTGA
- a CDS encoding glutamate carboxypeptidase, whose amino-acid sequence MRPFTQRTVMAALLAGAFLAPAAGWAQKRDNVLFQAATDAQPAVLKTLEQLVNIETGTGDAEGIAAAGNYLEGELKNLGFTVTRSKSAGLVVGDNIVGKLKGRGGKNLLLMSHMDTVYLKGTLAKAPFRIEGNKAYGPGIADDKGGNAVILHTLKLLKDYGVRDYGTITVLFNTDEEKGSFGSRDLIQEEAKQADYVLSFEPTGAGDEKLSLGTSGIAYVQVNITGKASHAGAAPDLGVNALVEASDLVLRTMSIDDKARHLRFNWTIAKAGSVSNIIPASATLNADVRYAQNEDFEAAMKTLEEKAQQKKLPDSDVKVVITRGRPAFNAGEGGKKLVEKAVAFYKEAGGTLGVEERTGGGTDAAYAALSGKPVIESLGLPGFGYHSDKAEYVDISAIPRRLYMAARLIMDLGAGK is encoded by the coding sequence ATGCGCCCATTCACTCAACGTACCGTCATGGCGGCCTTGCTCGCCGGTGCCTTCCTGGCGCCCGCCGCCGGCTGGGCGCAGAAACGCGACAACGTGCTGTTCCAGGCGGCCACCGATGCGCAGCCCGCGGTGCTCAAGACGCTGGAGCAGCTCGTCAACATCGAGACCGGCACGGGCGATGCCGAGGGCATTGCGGCCGCCGGCAATTACCTCGAGGGCGAGCTCAAGAACCTCGGCTTTACGGTCACACGCAGCAAATCCGCCGGCCTCGTGGTGGGCGACAACATCGTCGGCAAGCTCAAGGGCCGGGGCGGCAAGAACCTGCTGCTGATGTCGCACATGGACACCGTGTACCTCAAGGGCACGCTCGCCAAGGCGCCGTTCCGCATCGAGGGCAACAAGGCCTATGGGCCGGGCATCGCCGACGACAAGGGCGGCAACGCCGTCATCCTGCACACGCTGAAGCTGCTCAAGGACTACGGCGTGCGCGACTACGGCACCATCACCGTGCTCTTCAACACCGACGAGGAAAAAGGCTCCTTCGGCTCGCGCGACCTGATCCAGGAAGAGGCCAAGCAGGCCGACTACGTGCTCTCGTTCGAACCCACGGGCGCAGGCGACGAAAAACTTTCGCTGGGTACATCGGGCATTGCCTACGTGCAGGTCAACATCACCGGCAAGGCCTCGCATGCGGGCGCCGCGCCCGATCTGGGCGTGAACGCGCTCGTGGAAGCATCCGACCTCGTGCTGCGCACCATGAGCATCGACGACAAGGCCAGGCACCTGCGCTTCAACTGGACCATTGCCAAAGCCGGCAGCGTGTCGAACATCATCCCGGCCAGCGCCACGCTCAACGCTGACGTGCGCTATGCGCAAAACGAAGACTTCGAAGCCGCCATGAAGACGCTGGAAGAAAAGGCGCAGCAAAAGAAGTTGCCCGATTCCGACGTCAAGGTGGTGATCACGCGCGGCCGCCCGGCCTTCAATGCGGGCGAAGGCGGCAAGAAGCTGGTCGAGAAGGCCGTGGCCTTCTACAAGGAAGCGGGCGGCACGCTCGGCGTGGAGGAACGCACCGGCGGCGGGACCGACGCGGCCTACGCGGCGCTGTCAGGCAAGCCGGTGATCGAAAGCCTGGGCCTGCCGGGCTTCGGCTATCACAGCGACAAGGCTGAATACGTCGACATCAGCGCCATTCCGCGGCGCCTGTACATGGCGGCGCGGCTCATCATGGACTTGGGCGCCGGCAAGTAA
- a CDS encoding acyl-CoA dehydrogenase family protein produces MLLSADQEAIRDAVRDFSQAELWPNAPKWDREHSFPKEAHQGLAALGAYGICVPEEHGGAGLDYLTLALVLEEIAAGDGGTSTAISVTNCPVNAILMRYGNPQQKKQWLEPLAQGRMLGAFCLTEPQAGSDASSLRTTARRDGDAYVIDGVKQFITSGKNGQVAIVIAVTDRGAGKRGMSAFIVPTDASGYSVARLEDKLGQHSSDTAQINFDGCRIPAENLIGAEGEGYKIALGALEGGRIGIAAQSVGMARSAFDVALAYAKERQAFGGAIFEQQAVGFRLAECATQLEAARQLIWHAASLRDAGRPCLKEAAMAKLFASEMAERVCSAAIQTLGGYGYVNDFPLERIYRDVRVCQIYEGTSDIQKLLIQRALA; encoded by the coding sequence ATGCTGCTCAGTGCCGACCAGGAAGCCATCCGCGACGCGGTGCGCGATTTTTCGCAAGCCGAACTCTGGCCCAACGCGCCGAAGTGGGACCGCGAGCACAGCTTTCCGAAGGAAGCGCATCAAGGCCTTGCGGCGCTGGGCGCCTACGGCATCTGCGTGCCCGAGGAGCACGGCGGCGCCGGCCTCGACTACCTCACGCTTGCGCTGGTGCTCGAAGAAATCGCGGCCGGCGACGGCGGCACCAGCACGGCCATCAGCGTGACCAACTGCCCGGTCAACGCGATCCTCATGCGCTACGGCAACCCGCAGCAGAAGAAGCAGTGGCTCGAGCCTTTGGCGCAGGGCCGGATGCTGGGCGCCTTCTGCCTGACCGAACCGCAGGCCGGCAGCGACGCATCGAGCCTGCGCACTACCGCGCGCAGAGACGGCGACGCCTATGTGATCGACGGCGTGAAGCAGTTCATCACCAGCGGAAAGAACGGGCAGGTCGCCATCGTCATCGCGGTGACCGACAGGGGCGCGGGCAAGCGCGGCATGAGCGCATTCATCGTGCCCACCGATGCGTCCGGCTACAGCGTGGCGCGGCTCGAAGACAAGCTCGGGCAGCACAGCAGCGACACCGCGCAGATCAACTTCGACGGGTGCCGCATTCCGGCGGAGAACCTCATCGGTGCCGAGGGCGAGGGCTACAAGATCGCGCTGGGCGCGCTCGAGGGCGGCCGCATCGGCATTGCGGCCCAAAGCGTGGGCATGGCGCGCAGCGCCTTCGACGTGGCGCTGGCCTATGCCAAGGAGCGCCAGGCGTTCGGCGGAGCGATTTTCGAACAGCAGGCCGTAGGCTTTCGCCTGGCCGAATGCGCCACGCAACTCGAAGCCGCGCGCCAGCTGATCTGGCACGCCGCGAGCCTGCGCGATGCCGGCCGCCCTTGCCTCAAGGAAGCGGCCATGGCCAAGCTGTTCGCGAGCGAAATGGCCGAGCGTGTGTGCAGCGCCGCGATCCAGACGCTGGGCGGCTACGGCTACGTGAACGACTTTCCGCTCGAACGCATCTACCGCGACGTGCGCGTGTGCCAGATCTACGAAGGCACGTCGGACATCCAGAAGCTGCTCATTCAACGCGCGCTGGCGTGA
- a CDS encoding metallophosphoesterase, with amino-acid sequence MSAGTRRRLPVFRIVAVVLLLALAAWTVVIEPRWVAARVEPLGSAQWQAPAGLKVAMAGDWHLTTRSAWRITSAERAARIVDQINAAHPDVILLPGDFLAGSGDDEDLAIEEMAAVLGRLKAPQGVYAVLGNHDWWHDGERTAKALSAQGIRVLENASARLPGHDIWVVGIGDDSTGHSEPDRALAGVPKGAATLVMMHDPFSFAAMPRTQGLVVASHTHGGQISVPGYGALVVPGRAPREWAYGWIAHKDKRMYVTSGLGVSILPVRFNMRPEWVMFQ; translated from the coding sequence GTGAGCGCCGGAACGCGCCGCCGGCTGCCGGTGTTCCGGATCGTCGCGGTGGTGCTGCTGCTGGCGCTGGCCGCCTGGACGGTCGTCATCGAACCGCGCTGGGTCGCGGCGCGCGTCGAGCCGCTGGGCTCGGCGCAGTGGCAAGCGCCGGCCGGCCTCAAGGTGGCGATGGCGGGCGACTGGCATCTCACCACGCGCTCGGCGTGGCGCATCACCAGCGCGGAGCGCGCCGCACGCATCGTCGACCAGATCAATGCCGCGCACCCCGACGTGATCCTGCTGCCCGGTGACTTTCTTGCGGGTTCGGGCGATGACGAAGACTTGGCCATCGAAGAGATGGCCGCCGTGTTGGGACGCTTGAAAGCGCCGCAGGGCGTGTATGCGGTGCTCGGTAACCACGACTGGTGGCACGACGGCGAACGCACGGCCAAGGCCCTGTCCGCGCAAGGCATCCGTGTGCTGGAGAACGCCTCGGCGCGCCTGCCGGGCCATGACATCTGGGTCGTTGGCATCGGCGACGACTCGACCGGCCATTCGGAGCCCGACAGGGCGCTGGCCGGCGTGCCGAAGGGCGCCGCCACGCTGGTCATGATGCACGACCCCTTCAGCTTCGCGGCCATGCCCCGGACGCAGGGGCTGGTGGTGGCCTCGCACACGCATGGCGGGCAAATCAGCGTGCCGGGCTACGGCGCGCTGGTGGTGCCGGGCCGCGCACCGCGCGAATGGGCCTACGGCTGGATCGCGCACAAGGACAAGCGCATGTACGTGACCAGCGGGCTGGGCGTGAGCATTCTCCCGGTGCGCTTCAACATGCGGCCCGAGTGGGTGATGTTCCAGTAA